The segment GCACCTGGTGACCGCGTCGCGGCGCGAGATCGAAGGACCCCTTCGTCCGTTCATCGACGAACTGGCCGACCGCAAGCCCCCGTTGACGCGGGTGCCCGGCACGTCAGTCTTTCTCAACCGCAGCGATGACACCACCCCGTTGGCACTGCGCGCCAATGTCGAACACAATCACGTGCTGCACGAGCACGTGATCATCGTGTCCGTCGAGACGCTGCCGGTGCCCCGCCTCACCCCGGATCAGCGCATCACCGTGGATGCGCTGGGCTACCGCAACGACGGCATCGTGCACGTCACGGTGAACGCCGGCTATATGGAGCGACCCGATGTCCCGGCGGCGCTTCGCATGCTGCCCACCGAGATCACCGCGGGCGGTGTCGATCTGGACCGGGCGTCCTACTTTCTCTCCCATCTGGAGCTGATCCCCGGCGACAGCACCGACATGATGGGCTGGCGCAAGCGGCTGTTCGTGGCGACGGCGTTGCTCACCGCCGATGCCGCCGGCTACTTCAACCTGCCCCAGGACCGCACGATCCTGATCGGGTCGCGCATGCAGGTGTGATCCAGCGCAGTCGATGATTGAACCGCCCGGTCGATGGGTAATAACGGCGGCAGCGTTGAACATCGACCGGGAGGAACCCCATGGCTGACAGCGGACCAGAGAATGCAGTGAGCGGCATTGTCGAAGACCTCAAGGGCAAGGCCAAGGAGGTCGCCGGCACGGTGACCGACAACGACAGCCTGCGCGAAGAGGGCAAAGCCCAGCAGGACAAGGCCGACGCTCAGCGCGATGTCGCGAAGAAGGAAGCCGAAGCGGAGGCCGCCCGCGGTGCCGCCGGGGCTGCCGAGGCACGCCAGGAAGCGGCGGAAAACACCAAGTAAGCCCGCACCGCGCACGATGGGTCCCGCGGCCTGCGGGGCCCATCGTCGCGCGGCAGGCTCGGCGCGCGCGATCATCCGCGGCACGCCACCCACAAACTTTGCGGAGCGGGTAGCTCCAGGCGCACGGAACGGCCCCGGTGTGTTTCCCGGGGGCGTTCCGAATATTCGATCGGCACGCTGCCGCCGTGGT is part of the Mycobacterium adipatum genome and harbors:
- a CDS encoding CsbD family protein, with protein sequence MADSGPENAVSGIVEDLKGKAKEVAGTVTDNDSLREEGKAQQDKADAQRDVAKKEAEAEAARGAAGAAEARQEAAENTK